The nucleotide window CCATGGTCAGACACAAACTCCATTTTTGTGTTTCTACATCCTTCTGCCCAAGACATGATCAGTGCGGGGATACTACATGTTGGTGGTTATTTAACTTTATACTACTGATCATGTCTTATAGACTGCTTTGTTTCATGAGTTGGTTCACTTTGTTTACtttcttttgtcttttttaCTCGATGTATTTTtcgcagtgagagttctttaacgtATCAAAGTTTCCGTGGAGATcatcagtatcccttgcttgtcgtaagagatgactaaatggggtggtccttcggatgagaccgtaaaaccgaggccctgtgtcacagcaggtgtggcacgatgaaaatctctccctgctcaaaggccgtaaacgtcgagcattggtctaaattttgccgcccttcaccggcaatggtgtcGTCTCCTTATGTGTGGTTTGGACTATTCAGAACCACTATCAAATAAAGAGAAAATAACCCCAGAATGTTCAAATTAATCTCATCAGAGTTATCCCTCTTCGAATATCACCTCATCGTATGAATATTGGAATATTTGTTGACGTCcctattcaaaatacttttaaagatTGGTGAAAACATTGAAAGTATGATATTGTTGAATTTATGGTATCTGAAGGAAAATGTTGATCTAGATTAAACATTTACGGTTTCGATATATTATTGAATACGCATGCACGAGAGTCACGATTAAATTGGAATTAAGGATGTTTAGAGTGTTCACACGACGGATTAAGGCGAATTAATTTGTTTCGCTTCAATTCTGATTCACATGATTTAATTGTCCGTGTGAGCGTGGtgtaaataaaatcagaatTAGAATAAGATTTACTTCGCATTGAACTCTCCATGTGAACGAAGCACAAATCATAATCCATCTTTTAAAAAGATTCTATACAAGTTTTAAACTAATTCTAATTATTCTTTATAATTCATAAAGTGTGCAGGCACAATAGATCATTTATGTTTTTATGTACATCTTATAACATATACAGAAAATGTGTATCTGCTATAACTTGTATGAAAGGTCTATGACTACGGCATAAGCATTAAATCGTATTCACTTCTGTACTTTTCAAATTCTCTTTTACTTTAGGGTCTTCTTTGTGAAGCCTTAATGTAAATGCCACGTGATTCATTGAAATGTTGATGAATAGAATGAGAGGAAATGAAATGGCATTTTTGGATGCTTTATTAATAACGTTGTGTATCGCATAGCTGTTTTAATAGAGAAAAATAGCCCCTACAAACTTtatcatttattcatttatgtaCAATAGCTTTAATAGCATTTTCTGATTAAAATCgtacacaaacatatatatatatatatatatatatagagagagagagagagagagagagagagagagagagagagagcaattcCTTATATTTATAATGGTAATCTGATATCTACATCTATGGAATCtataaaaatgtgaaagttcAGCGCTGTATcgagaaataaaataagatttaaacTTAATTAAACCTCGCGGGAATTACATAAAGAAACATATGAATTAGTGTTTCATTGATCGAtcttatattgtttaacgtccctcttgagaattctcggcgtcccgtggggatccgggttagaataggtcctcagtacccccttgcttgtcgtaagaggcgactaaattgggtggaccttcggatgagaccacaaaaaccgaggccccgtgtcacagtaggtgtggtacgataaagatccctccctgctcaatggtcataagcgccgagcataggcctgaattttgcagcccttcaccggcagtggtaacgtctccattagctgcaataatgtagccctatccaatttgttttattctaacgttttcgggatagggctacaattccataggatctccgtaatggtgcaaaataattttatgaataaccgataaaaaactctgtgtattagtcccaaatgttgtttacaccaaaaggagtaccaactttgtgctcgggtatgtctaataaaggtgtttttcattaaatataatgtacagcatgcaaaattcttcgtctgctccgccatgctagttatcgcgagatctcgtaggtggatctaatgaaaaacctaaattgacaatcagcgcgaaaatgtagttactcgagccacttcgacaaagaaaggaaaatcatattgttgcagaaagaatttacactctgctgttcggtttttaacttgatattaaattcaaacctttgcaataccgacgaaatagctttcgcctccatacttgtccattgatgtaaatactaccttatatggcatatgcaaatgacttgacaatcgatagtttatacttcagtacatcaaacatggcgcacaaatatgaatcgagaaattggaatttatcgaaattgttgaaaacggtagaatagagcctcacaaatcttaagttgcaggttgtaaatatatatattgactaagaaacatagaatatcattttatttacgtaaagaaagtcaggaaatgtttagaatgagcgcaaatgttgcgggagtgaatcactcccgcatttgcaccattacggagatcctaaggagttgtagccctctccctaaaaaaaaaaaatcagagagggctacattattgcagctacgtctccatatgagtgaaatattctggagcgggacgttaaacaatgttcaATCAATCCTATAcccggcgcttacggcctttgagcaggaagggatctttattgttccacacctgctgtgacaagggatctcggtttttgtggtctcatccgaacgtccgcccaatttagtcgcctcttacaaaaAACAAAGGGTACTGAGTACttattctaaaccggatcctcacgggaatATGTTTCATTAAAAAAGAATAGGTTTGGTAATGGTAGATATTGTAGAATTTAGGAAATAAAGTTACAGAAAACGGGATGTATTTAGATCTTccaatatatattatgtataacTAGGGTATCTGTCTTTCGGTGAAATCGCCACTATATTGTAGTCCCtgttaacacacacacacacacacacatagagagagagagagagagagagagagagagagagagagagagagggtacCACACATAATGATTCCAGTCTGTATTGACGGATTCGCTGAGTACAGGTACTCTGGTCTGCATCCTTTTCTACAACATCCGTGCAAGGTTCCCGTTGTTGAAATCCACGAGGACTTCACATGTATTAGTGTACATGACTGTTCAAGGAAGTCATGTtatttgcatacatgtacacaatttagctgtttgatgttttccgtGTCCGTGTTACAGATGAATTCGGAACAatacaattttaacatgtaaaaataGTTGTTAATTTTCCAAGAATGCCTCACCATAAATGCCCATCGAGTGGTATCATTATGGTGGTTTcctatttacattctacttacATATCCGCCCTGCCGTTAAAATAATcgtattatattttcattaagagtcACACGTGCATTGTTTAACACATTCATGACGAAATGTATATCATTCGAAGACAAAGcattgaaaattaaatatacaaCAGATATCAATTCtcttttttcgaaaattgaaaatttactcAAACATCAAATCCTAAGCATGAGCATCACCAACGTATAATGGCGAGTAATCAACAGGACGAGGTGTCATGAACTGTAGGTGTATACGCATCGAGAGACATGTTTAATTAACGGGTAAAATCACtgattgatacatgtatcaaaacaATTGTGTGTTCTGTAAGCGAACGTGTGCCTAGTGTCTGACGTGAAGCATGCCTCAGAGTGTACGGGAAGAACTCAGGGTGAGAAACGTAAGACTCGATAAAGCCGAGTCCAGAGGCTTTGTGTCATCAGAGGTATGTGTAGTTGTTATTTATAGAACATTCTTGAGTATTGGTTGAATTCACAGTAGGTTGGTTCTAAAGTATCCAGGCCATGAGAACTTGTAGTAAACTCTAGCCTAAAGAACCTTCTTTTTGAAACCGTTATTGAGTAAGTAAAATTCAACGATATGTCAATAGCTTGATAATTAATATCCGTCTCGAacatgtacataagatttatttCAGATATTGATTGAAACTTAATTATAGTTGActgatatttacaaataagaTAGGTTTAATGCTGGACTCGGCAGTAAAACTTACTGCTACACTCCTTCTCATAATCATgtttctctttctttctctctgtcGTGCTATTCTTTTTCGTATCCTCATCTCATCCTTTCATTTGTCTGTTTCCTGCTTCATTTTCCCTTGCACTTTCTGTCTCTCATTCCATTTCTCTTTAGTTCTCCCTTTAACTTTATCTATCTTTCCCATCTATAAGTAAGCGAATGCATGGAGTCTTGTTACGAGCTGTTGATCTACTTCCTGGTCTAGCACATGTAGAAAGCTTAGTTATTCTTCAGTactgaaactaaataaatatgaCTGATTTATCTATGTTGTCTCTGAAATATGCTTTAGATAGGACCGCGCTATTTCTATCTGGTATGGACAACGATATGGGCCATCTTTCATTTCACCAGTCTCCTTCTCGTGCCATACTATCGAACAGTCTTGACCCCCTACCCCGAACCCTGGACAGTGCATCTACCAAACTGGAGTTACCTTGTTCTCGTCATCACATCGGTGTCCGATTGCGTGGCAACTATTATTGCATTAACCAAAAGAAAAGGTCTTCTTGCTCCCTCTGCAGGTATAAACTAAAACATAGTATTGGAAATTTTTTCctcttttaaatttgatattgataaCGATGCACTAATTAAGCTATGCAGTAAGATATGTCTAATCCGACACCCATGTACTAAGTTTCATTGTAAACACATACCCCGTTTTCATTCCAAATTACCATTTTGTCATGTTTACACTGTGAAATCTGAAATTCTGTCTAATCCGAAACATCATTTGTCCCAAAGCATGTTGAAATAGacaggttttactgtatataaataaaaatgaccAAATACGTGAAATGAGGCATTCAAAAACAATAATGCACAAACATTGattaacattattattattgtttctTAGGTTATATTACTATTGTATGTTTTgctttttatatgaaatatatgaaaatgtcCTGATACCAAACCTggccccaggatcatgaaacatcttaagcttaagtcaaaatctgaatattgtgatgaaatgattgagaagtcaatcattccaaaataaaattgctaTTCAATATTGTTTCATTGAATTTCTAGTGTCTGCAAATTAAGAGGTTCAGTTCAAAAGTAATGAATATTTTACAGGTGATTGAAAATTTGGCTTAAGTCTGGGTTTGTTACATGATCCTGGGGCCAGAACTACAACATTACAAGTAATTGACGAGCTCGCGACCAGTCCATATTCTGTCCCTGTATATTTACagtattatagggttattgaacttatattggtgaatattggcatgagttggctgtgaaaatgcacgagctttcgagtgcattttgacagccaactcctgccaatattcaccaatataagttcaataacccttttattatatagctgaAGTATTTAGCTGTTAAATTAtgtcccttttcactcaaaatactccaaaatagacgagaattcatcaatattggcatctaaggtgaagatgtggaatatcagcatgcatttcttaactgttcaatattaaacccgttattaatgcatgaagcaaaccgattttgtgaatggggacatcataattcacagtttaaataaatgaatatgatatcaaatatcggctttgtcagattcggaggaccgtcgtctgccattttggcatGTTTACGTCGTTatggtaacgtcaatattgaacgcttatgctcggaatgtttcgggcgcacacaatttacgcaatgcaaagttagtgttcaataaattctcaggatattgaatgctaacattctctagattttacaatagactatttattagctatatgaTAAAAGGTTTTACGCTGTGTGAATTTCTCTCAGATGAGGTTCCCGCCATTCCATGGTTCATGCAGTTGGTCTGGTTACTATACAACACAGCCAATGTCTCCGTTCTTACGGCCACGCTGTTACTTCGTGTCATTATACCATTTCGTAAGTATACTTTACTTTCTTCTCAGAAAACACTTGTACTTCTTCACACCAAAGAACTGTTATTCCAGTAATTAAACGtcaaaatatatcaaacttaGGTAGTGTTTGAACTACTAATATTGTCAATTCCCAATGGAATCGTCTTTTATACAATTTCAtgtaacaataattttttttaaattaaaaaacccaaacaattgATTTTTTAGACAgcctaataaaaatattaatatccTATGTACTTCCACAGCTATTGTGTCAATATAAAATTGAACTTAgtcatttcttttttaatctattgtttttaatatcttttattttgtttatttgtatgtttaaaaaataagcCGGGGTACTTTACACATgcacttttttttaaagattttttagacagcctaataaaaatattaatatccTATGTACTTCCACAGCTATTGTGTCAATATAAAATTGAACTTAgtcatttcttttttaatctattgtttttaatatcttttattttgtttatttgtatgtttaaaaaataagcCGGGGTACTTTACACATGCACTTTGCATGCACGACCATCTCTATTTTTTCTCCGTACTATGTTTTAACACTAGATGATATCGAAATAGCAATGAATGCAAGTCTGTATAAAACTTCAGCATACCGGTATGCGCAAACATGACATTTTTGGACGCCTTTCAGCATAAATTCAGGTGATGAGACCATGATTTCAATACATTCTAATCCAAACATCACCAAGTATCTAAACAATACAATCATATAACATTAGAGATAACCATTGTTTGAAAAGACAGGAAATCACGTCTTCGCTTAATTGTTTATG belongs to Ostrea edulis chromosome 7, xbOstEdul1.1, whole genome shotgun sequence and includes:
- the LOC130048365 gene encoding uncharacterized protein LOC130048365 isoform X3, translating into MPQSVREELRVRNVRLDKAESRGFVSSEIGPRYFYLVWTTIWAIFHFTSLLLVPYYRTVLTPYPEPWTVHLPNWSYLVLVITSVSDCVATIIALTKRKGLLAPSADEVPAIPWFMQLVWLLYNTANVSVLTATLLLRVIIPFRTDLSSILVQVVSPVYVTMNIFVCGKETRLLHVYQPFCFIFLYMLTNAVYTLTSGSRIYPLLNWSGSPIITIAISMGILMTFVPLLHVFVYGVFRLRTYVIDRCKRETVEDPPATEPNQ